The Paramicrobacterium fandaimingii DNA segment ACGGGATCGGGTATGACGGAAAGGCGACGAAGGTCGATGAGTCTCACGTCACCTTCACCTTCGAGCACTCCGCCTTCGTCGATGGTCCGAACATCCTTGGTAAGGCGCCGATCGTTCCCGAGCACATCTGGAAAGACATCGATCCGACGACAAATGTGGTCAAAGAGCCCGTCGGGACGGGCGCCTACACGCTCGGAAAGTTTAAGCCGCAGGCGTTCCTCTTGACCGCGAACGAAGACTACTGGGACGGTGAGCCGGCGGTGAAGAACGTGCGATACCTCTCGCTCTCGGGCAACACGGCGGGTGCCGATGCGCTCGCGGCCGGATCGATCGACTGGCAGACCGGGCCGGTTCCTGACCTCGCCAATGTGTCGAAGACGTACCCGGGATACGACGCCATCACGATTCCTATGAATCAAATGGCGCTCCTTACGTGCGCAAACGCCGACCTCGGCTGCACCGGGCCGCAGACGGACCCGGCCGTACGCAAGGCAATCTACTACGCCATGGATCGGGAGCAGCTCAACTCGCTCGCTTTCCAGGAGACGGCAAGCGATGTGTCACCCACGTTCGCGCTTCCCGAGGCGCAGGGGGATTCGATATCGGCCGATATCGACGAGCCAATCGCGCCGAGTGCGCCAGACGCGGACAAGGTCGCGTCCATCCTGGAAAACGCCGGGTATGCCAAGAACTCCGACGGAATCTACGCGAAGGACGGCGTCGCTCTGAACCTCACGGTCGAGGTGGTTACCGGGTGGACCGACTACATCACAGCGATTAACACGATGACCCAGCAGCTGAAGCAGGTCGGGATCGGTCTTACTGCGTCGCAGACGTCGTGGAACGAGTGGACGGACAAGAAGAGCAAGGGCGATTTCGAGCTCGTCATCGACTCACTCGGACAGGGCCCGGCGAACGACCCGTACTACCTGTACAACAACTTCTTCTCAACAGCGAACACAGCAAAGGTCGGCGAAACAGCTCCTGTGAACATCAGCCGATACAGCGATGAAGACGTTGACGCGGCGCTCGCCGTGCTCAAGCAGACGAACCCCGACGACACCGAAGCTCGCCAAGCGCAGTTCGACATCATCCAAGGCAAGATCGTCGAGGCCATGCCGTATATCCCGATCATGACTGGCGGCACGACGAGCGAGTTCCATGCCGAAAAGTTCACGGGTTGGCCCACTCTCGACAACCTGTACGCTTTCCCCGCCGTCTGGCAGTCCCCGGACAACGCCGAGGTGTTCAAAGCGCTGAAGCCAACGGGGAAGTGAGCGTGGCCAAGGAGGAGCGTCGGCCGACGGGGAAGGCGGCCGTATGAATTACTACGTGCGCAAGTTCGGCTTCTATGCCGTGGCCTTGTGGGCGGCATTGACGCTGAATTTCATCATTCCCCGTCTGATGCCCGGAAACCCCGTTGACATTCTGCTTGCGAAGTTGCAGCAGCGCGGTGGAACCGTTGACGCCGCCACACGTCATGCATTTGAGCTCCTCCTTGGCGGGGACTCGTCGCAGCCGGTGATCGTTCAGTACGTCCAGTACCTGGTCAACGTGCTGCGGGGAGACCTCGGAACGTCCGTGAGCTATTTCCCCGCGCCGGTGACGGACGTCATCGGGCAATCACTTCCCTGGACGATCATGCTCGTGGGCATCTCCACGGTGATCGCCACGGTGATCGGTGTGAGCCTCGGTGCGCTCGCCGGTTGGAAGCCGGGAACGTGGCTCGACTCACTCGTCCCCGCGACAACGCTGCTCGCCGCCGTTCCCTACTTCTGGCTCGCGCTGATCTTCGTGTACTTCTTCGCGACGACATTGCACATTCTCCCCTCGCAAGGCGGATACGACGTTGTGCTCACGCCAGGCTTGAACGCGGAGTTCATCGGCTCGGCGCTGCGGTACGGATTTCTGCCAGCCCTCACGATCGTCATCGCATCCTTGGGAGGCTGGCTTCTCGGAATGCGCAACATGATGGTTTCCACACTGTCGGAGGACTACATCCTCACCGCGCAAGCTAAGGGCCTCCGAAGCGGCCGCATTCTGCGGACCTACGCCGCGCGCAATGCTGTGCTCCCTTCGGTCGCCGGGTTTGCGATATCGCTCGGGTTCGTCGTCTCCGGATCTATCGTCACCGAGCAGGTCTTCTCGTATCCAGGCATCGGGTCGAAACTGCTCAGCGCGGTTACAAACAATGACTACGCACTCATGCAGGGGATATTCCTCTACATCACACTCGCCGTCCTCGGCGCGAACCTGATCGTCGACCTGTTCTACGGGATCATCGATCCACGAACCCGAGCTCGGAGCTGATGACGATGACGAACCTCCTACGCCCCGCAGACCCAGACGTCACCGACTCCACGAGGCAGATGGCGATCGCCGCCAGTACGAAGAACCGCCGCCCGAGATCCGCCCTGCGCATGATGCTCCCAACCCTGACGCCATGGCTGGCTGTCGGGCTGGCGCTCATCGTCGGGATCACGCTTTTCGGCGTCCTCGGCCCGCTCTTCGTCATGGATCCGACCACCATCCGCAATATCGGGCTGAGAGGCCCATCGGCAGAGCACATTCTCGGCACGACGCAAACAGGTCAAGATGTGTTCGCTCAACTTGCGTACGCAACACGCGGCTCGCTTCAGATCGGACTGATCGTCGGAGTACTCGCGACAGTGCTCTCAGCGATCTTCGGGATTCTCGGAACCTACATCGGCGGATTCGCCGACGAGACATTCTCGCTCTTCTCGAATGTCTTCCTGGTGATTCCCGGTCTTCCGCTCGTGATTGTCATCTCGGGATTTGTGCCGCCGGCCTCTCGCGGGCTCTGGACGATCGCCGTCGTGCTCGCCATCACGAGCTGGGCGGGA contains these protein-coding regions:
- a CDS encoding ABC transporter substrate-binding protein, whose amino-acid sequence is MMSLKSPWRRKVGVIAASVAVTALALTGCSSSGSSADSGSSGATLVAYTGQAGDYQINFNPYSPTNIGGVGTIFESLFFVTQVNSDPYKPLLGTEYSWNDDGTQLDVTLRDGVTWSDGEAFNADDVVFTFEMLTETPAINGIGYDGKATKVDESHVTFTFEHSAFVDGPNILGKAPIVPEHIWKDIDPTTNVVKEPVGTGAYTLGKFKPQAFLLTANEDYWDGEPAVKNVRYLSLSGNTAGADALAAGSIDWQTGPVPDLANVSKTYPGYDAITIPMNQMALLTCANADLGCTGPQTDPAVRKAIYYAMDREQLNSLAFQETASDVSPTFALPEAQGDSISADIDEPIAPSAPDADKVASILENAGYAKNSDGIYAKDGVALNLTVEVVTGWTDYITAINTMTQQLKQVGIGLTASQTSWNEWTDKKSKGDFELVIDSLGQGPANDPYYLYNNFFSTANTAKVGETAPVNISRYSDEDVDAALAVLKQTNPDDTEARQAQFDIIQGKIVEAMPYIPIMTGGTTSEFHAEKFTGWPTLDNLYAFPAVWQSPDNAEVFKALKPTGK
- a CDS encoding ABC transporter permease, translating into MNYYVRKFGFYAVALWAALTLNFIIPRLMPGNPVDILLAKLQQRGGTVDAATRHAFELLLGGDSSQPVIVQYVQYLVNVLRGDLGTSVSYFPAPVTDVIGQSLPWTIMLVGISTVIATVIGVSLGALAGWKPGTWLDSLVPATTLLAAVPYFWLALIFVYFFATTLHILPSQGGYDVVLTPGLNAEFIGSALRYGFLPALTIVIASLGGWLLGMRNMMVSTLSEDYILTAQAKGLRSGRILRTYAARNAVLPSVAGFAISLGFVVSGSIVTEQVFSYPGIGSKLLSAVTNNDYALMQGIFLYITLAVLGANLIVDLFYGIIDPRTRARS
- a CDS encoding ABC transporter permease, with amino-acid sequence MTNLLRPADPDVTDSTRQMAIAASTKNRRPRSALRMMLPTLTPWLAVGLALIVGITLFGVLGPLFVMDPTTIRNIGLRGPSAEHILGTTQTGQDVFAQLAYATRGSLQIGLIVGVLATVLSAIFGILGTYIGGFADETFSLFSNVFLVIPGLPLVIVISGFVPPASRGLWTIAVVLAITSWAGAARVLRAQTLSIRSRDYVAASRVAGERAWRVIGVEILPNLLPVLASQFVFAVIAAILGEAGLSFLGLGASNSSTLGTMLFYAQNGFALPLGAWWWFVPPGLVIALFGMGLSLVNFSIDEIINPKLKNVRLHKKRARTAARENRNEEVSR